Proteins from a genomic interval of Thunnus thynnus chromosome 5, fThuThy2.1, whole genome shotgun sequence:
- the tmem60 gene encoding transmembrane protein 60, protein MKMSLAQRVLLSWIFALIFLIMLVLKLDSKIHWNWFLIFLPVWTFDTILILMLVVKMAGRCKPDLDPRDGEQSLKRRLWYLTALLLKLAFCLTLCSRLERLTDMWVSVVCVPLWVLLGGALVELGHSVFHYRRD, encoded by the coding sequence ATGAAGATGTCCCTGGCCCAGCGAGTGCTCCTCTCCTGGATCTTCGCCCTGATCTTCCTCATTATGCTCGTCCTCAAACTTGACTCCAAGATCCACTGGAACTGgttcctcatcttcctccctgTCTGGACGTTTGAcaccatcctcatcctcatgCTGGTGGTGAAGATGGCAGGTCGCTGCAAGCCAGACCTTGACCCCAGGGATGGCGAGCAGAGCTTGAAGCGGAGGTTGTGGTACTTGACGGCCCTGCTGCTGAAGCTGGCCTTCTGTCTGACTCTGTGCTCCCGCCTGGAGAGGCTCACCGACATGTGGGTCAGTGTGGTGTGTGTCCCCCTGTGGGTGCTGCTGGGTGGGGCGCTGGTGGAGCTGGGACACAGTGTTTTCCACTACAGGAGGGACTGA